A genomic region of Miscanthus floridulus cultivar M001 chromosome 3, ASM1932011v1, whole genome shotgun sequence contains the following coding sequences:
- the LOC136545610 gene encoding uncharacterized protein: MERMKKPCLGVTLLLFLLLVSAAHGAQLADAKDVAAAAGDGERATVRTGHGHGYSSHSGGHPNGGTPEQGGTGIVDPRNNNARSHHRNGAARWALGYSSWLICTLVGGVVVMLLV; encoded by the exons ATGGAGAGGATGAAGAAACCATGCCTTGGCGTCACCCTGCTTCTCTTCTTGCTCCTGGTGTCTGCTGCCCATGGAGCTCAGCTTGCAGATGCCAAGGACGTAGCAG CTGCAGCAGGTGACGGCGAGAGGGCCACGGTAAGGACAGGGCATGGGCACGGCTACAGCAGCCACAGCGGCGGGCACCCGAACGGCGGCACGCCGGAACAGGGTGGCACGGGGATTGTCGATCCACGTAACAACAATGCTAGGAGCCACCACCGCAATGGCGCGGCGAGATGGGCTCTTGGCTACTCTTCTTGGCTCATCTGCACACTCGTTGGAGGAGTTGTTGTGATGCTTCTTGTATGA